A region of the Sander vitreus isolate 19-12246 chromosome 1, sanVit1, whole genome shotgun sequence genome:
TAGCAGGGGATTTGGAGgctgagaggaagaggagggggataTAAAACAGATGCTCAAGTAAGAAAAGTTGGGAATAAGGTAAAGGTTTACAATCACCCATCTAAAACAGGGTCTGCATGTGTAATTTGTTGCTGTCCAATCTTTAGTTCAGACTATGTAACACATACAGCGCTCTTCAATGACCCCTCGTGATCCAGCTGTGGATGATTATCACATGGGTTGCTGATATTCTCAGAGGGCGCTTTGCATCTGTGTTGGACTCCCAGGTGAGCTGGATTCTCTTATCCTCAGTGGGACGTCATCCATCTGTTcccatgaaaaagaaaaaccttcTGACACTTCTGATCATGTTTCCTTCTACTGTCAAACTCGTTGTTCAATGGAAAAATCAGGTTTTTGCAATAGGTAAATGTATGTGAACAAGGCAGAGAtgttaataaatatattatatatgtagaCCTataatatatttgtgtttcaaataAATGTTCTAAATACTAAAGACCGGAAATGAGAACACTCTAATCCAGTGTGCTGTCATTGGTCTGCTGCCTCCAAGctctctttacacacacacacacacacacacacacacacacacacacacacacacacacacacacacacacacacacacacacacacacacacacacacacacacacacacacagcatcctcTTACTCTCTGCGATGCATCGGCCCCTTTCACTGCTTTTTCAATCTGATGAATTCCCAACGGATGGGAGAACACATCACATTTTAAAGCAGTAACTTTGGACTCTTTGGACTTACCATCAGTGGGAGATTCACATCAGAGCCTCTGGTTCAAAGGTGGAACTCAGCTCCACGGGACTCGTGGAACAAATGATGAAGTCCCTACGAGGCAAGGCAACTATGCTGCTGCCCATCGCTCTCTGCCTCAGTAAGGATATTTCTTTAATTGTTGTCTGAATGTGCTGTTGACTATGTGCATTTAAGTCTTCTAGAAATAGTTTTGTGCTGAGTTCGCTCTTGCCTGTCCTATGTTTACTGGTTTTACAGTTTTCctcttgtgtctgtctgtgcacaTATGTCTTGAAACTCAGGTTGATCAGAGGAATTCCAGCAGGGTTGATAGAAAAGTAGTTACAGTAAGATAGCTAAAAAAGGATACCATGATACCGTTCTGAAATTGAGGAGCGGCAGGCTTTACAAATGCACTTACCTTAATGAAATGCTCACTGTCCCCTCCCTCATGCTctgattttctctctctctcctggatgtatgtgtgtgtacatacatttgGTGTAGCCTACAACATCATGTATTTAGCTGTGAAACCTATTGTTTTGAGGGTATTTTGAGTTTGgttttttatgaatgaaacactTTTTTACACAGAATTTTCTAAAGAGAATTACACAATGCTTTGCCGTCAAATCATGCTAAGaatttataaaataattacaataatGCATATTTATTAAAGTGAATAGATGATTTTAAAGATGAAATTGACTTTCAGGTTTAGTGCTACTTGTGGTTGACAAGGTTGGCTGGCCTCTGTTTTTTAAACTATGTGGctaaaagtatgtggacacttTCCCCTGTCCACTTAGGTCTGTtgctgtttttcatgttttgaaaGCTTTGGACTCTTATATAGACTCTTATATCTAATAGTGTGCTTCCAACCTTCCAACAGTTTGGGGAAGGCAAGAGAGTGTAAAGCGAGCACATACATACTGACAGTGTGCTGGATGAAAAGACACAGATGACGGATGAAAGATCTGCACAGTGATAGCCACCAATAAATTCTGCCAATAGTTTGGAttcataaagaaatgaatatgcATGGTATTGGAATGAGGTATAATATTCACAGTAGTATTCACATACTTTGGCCATGTAGTGCACTTTACTTTTTACCCTGGAACAGCTTATCCAAGGCTGCTGACAACTGAATGTGTCCACAGATGTCTTCAGGGCCAACAACAAAGCCACTGTCCCTTTCAGAGATCTACCGATTGACAACTCAAACACACTGATTCTGCTTATGCACAAATGTCCTCTATTCCTTAAATCAATGTTTAAATATTCCAGTCAAAGCTTTATTTACACCTTTTCGGGAACATTTCAGTAACTCAACTCAAACTGGGCTCAGAGGGACGTGTTATGTATGAGCTGATCAATGCAATCAGACAGCTCACACAAGGTTTTGTATTCCCACACTGAATTAGGTTTTGAGGTTGTATAATCCCTCCAGATGAATGGAATACAacatatttctgtatttgtttgatCCATCTAAGCACCAGATGGATCATGTCTCTATTAACATATAAACATTGTGTTTCACTCCACAAGATGAAATCCCTGACCCAAAGAATCTAGTGATTGTATTTCTCTCTCATCCCTAACTCATCCCCATatacacattcatttatttataccCATTTATACCCAAATTATCTAAATATAATATACTTTTCTCTTGTCTCTTCTTCTCCACTAGGCCTGGCCCCTATGTGTTTCGGAGCTGCAATTTCTGTTTCATGTGATTCCATCTACAAGAGTTTTGCTCAGTGTTTACTCACACTTGGAGACAGTTTGGTGGAAACACAAAAGGACCAGAGTACACAAGACATTGATGCaatctgcaggtgtgtgtgtgtgtgtgtgtgtgtgtgtgtgtgtgtgtctgcccaTCACCATGGTAACCATCCTGTAACGCCTCGTCTGTCTTGATACCACTACCCTCTACATTGTTAAAGTTATAATCCTTATAGCTGTTCTAATGATTAGTTGTTTTGGCCCTGCTAGTGGCAAAGCGCTATGgatgtccaccactttggtcaaCAATTGTTGGATGGATTTTAATGAAATTTTGCACCGACATTTATGGTTCCCAAAGGATGAATCCCACTCATtttagtgatcccctgactCCCTCAggcatgaggttgacatttttggattttagtgaaatatctcaacaaatattGCTCCTCTGCTTTAGCTGTACTTTCtgttttgtgctaattagcGAATGTTACTGTAGCATGCTTACATTCTAAACTAAAATGataaacataataaacattatacctgcttaacatGCTTAGCATGGTCattgtaagcatgttagcatgctggctAGAGTTTATTCCTGGGAATACAAATCCAAACTATTTTGCATTTCCCAAGAAATACAATAATGGGAAAATGGGAAACAGTAGTTACGTTCTTGGCGTAAACCAAATAAGTTTAAATAAGTACAAAATATATGTTTCACAACAGAaatacatatgttttttttacataaatccTTTAGAATATCCACAGATGTTGTCAAATAAACTAAGGCTAAAAAGGGAATGATTATAACTTAATAAAGTAATTTAACACCAGACTGGAAAGTCTGTTTCTGTTGGACGTGGTCAGAATGAtgctttgttgcacctgtaacCACACCCAACACTGGGATGAAGGGTTAAACATCTCAAGGTCTTTAGTAGTGTTTTCAACATTTGTTCAGGTGTTACCCATCACTTACTCATCACTGTATTATTGTACCTTACCTGTATCTTAGGTTGCTTTCCCAACTGAGCAGTTTGGTCCGTTTTAATCGAAACCTGGAGCATTTCGTTAGAtagtgcggttcgtttggggtggtgtgaaagctcatttgAACTCTGTTCAGGACCGAACAACCGAACTCTGGTccgcttaaaaaaaacagcagtgtcAGTTCGCATCTAAGTGCTCTAGAGTTCGGTTCACTTTAGGTAAGAATGCAATCCGACCCAAATataggaagtgaaccaaaaacagtgcatttactagcctgcaatttcaaccttgcacacaattaatggacttatatatgatttaagggatgataactttcaaATCCATAACTTATTATGAACACACATCGCTCTCTCATCAGAGTCTGCCTCGTCCTTCACTCATTGTCAGCTGCTCATGTTGTTCGCGTTCttataaaatattagaaacactaaagcaaaaccagaaatcccaagacgttataaatttaatgttgctccattattGCTCAAGGGCCGCCAGAGTGGAGGTGGAAAGGGGACTAAGTACCCATGGTCCTTATGTaagcccaaaaagatgctagaatgaatagttgtggatgtggggaggggctcatagagaatgcctttttACAGGGCCCAGAAGTTTATGCTACACCCCTGGCTGAGACCAGAAGTGTCAACGACCGTTTCATTGTTGTGACATCTGTTTACAATGTTTAGTatgtttgacaaagtgcagtgtgaacgcaaaccgaaccaaatgaaaaatgcaacaatattGCAACCCCCATATCGCACCAAGTCTGTCAAAACTATAGGCCTAGTTGTGAAAGCAACCTTACCTTCATTAGATTTCTATACTGACATCTCCTCATGTCCTGCTTCTTTGAAGGTCCTGGAATGCTTTCCATGTTTGTGCCAACTCAGCCTTGGCCGGCTGCCCTGCAGACGCAGCAGCCGTCTGGGAGTCTTTAAGACAAGAGTCCAGGAAGACGCAGTTCTCTGGAAACCTCTACGACATGTGTGCCAGCCGCACCACCCTCCCACCCAGCACTGTGCCTGCACCCCAGAGCCCTCCCACCTCTGACCAGACCAACCAGGAAACACTGAAAGGGCAAACAAACAAGCACAGCCCCACCTTCAGCACACTGATGTTCCCTGTATGCAGCACCTTACTACTGCTGCTCAGGAGTTAGTTAACTCATCTAAGTCTTTTAATCAGACAGGTCGTCAGCGTCCTCCTCCCCCTATATGATTCAAACACATGAGGGAAAACACTCTTCACAAGTCAGGCTCATCATGATTACATATTGATCCTAAAATAAGGAGTTAAATAATGgatcaaaatgaaatatttggTTCAGTGTTTCTTACCTGGAGCATCTATTTAGgcattaaataaataaccataTGTTGAGATTATCACATGCCTTGCTCTTAGAAGGAAGTTGACAAAGAAGTTACTTTCATTCGGacataaatatttaaatgaagCACACTGGTAGCTGTCACTTAAGCTGAGTGGATGATTGATTGTGGTTAAATTCACATTGTGTACTTTTGGTCATTTTTATAGGTTGGATTGAGAAACAGTTAATGtagggagagaagaaaaagacaacTCACTGAGATCACTTAGCTGAAAGACAAATCTCAGTTAATTTATAAGCGTTTATTTGTTGTAAAcacttgtatttttttgtatcacTACTGCGTCAGTAATACTGCATGATATTGTTTTTCAGGACATAAGAGATTTTAAGGGATGCCAGGTGTCACAGATGTGCTTGTGATCCAATCAGGTGTGATCCAGAGTAGAGAATTCCTACAGGGTGtaaatctgtgtttgtgtgcagtttAATTCATCACCTTGTTTGACcagtttaatatcagaaaattgaaAACACAGATGCACTGCAAACCGTGTGTGCATGATGTtgcaaaatgacatcacttgttTAAACTGTAATTTCATTGGACCCCTTTTCCAATGCTTCTTTAAtatgttgctttttcttttctgaacTGTTATGTGCAGTAACGTTTCACTTCAATCAATTTAATAACTTTATGCATCCCCTGTTTGGCCATTAAAAATGATACATAACAGAGCACACACATAggaattaatacaaaataatacaaaaataatgaatgaataataaagTACAAGTGCATCCTTTgaaaagagggagaaagtgTTTCCCAAGTTCCATCCT
Encoded here:
- the nrn1lb gene encoding neuritin 1-like b encodes the protein MMKSLRGKATMLLPIALCLSLAPMCFGAAISVSCDSIYKSFAQCLLTLGDSLVETQKDQSTQDIDAICRSWNAFHVCANSALAGCPADAAAVWESLRQESRKTQFSGNLYDMCASRTTLPPSTVPAPQSPPTSDQTNQETLKGQTNKHSPTFSTLMFPVCSTLLLLLRS